From Campylobacter upsaliensis, the proteins below share one genomic window:
- a CDS encoding ATP-grasp fold amidoligase family protein, with product MSVKVSVIIPSLNSINYYDECIKSVMKQSLKELEIICVDANSTDGTLELIKKYQAKDERIKLIISDKKSYGYQMNLGIAAASGEYVGIVESDDYIKEDMYKRLYETAKQNDCDIVKSDFFIFTDTRLDYEKVSRFDEFYNTRLNALEDLRLFWTNGINPIGICRLGLFRINQIVLNETPGASYQDNGLFFQLFCFAKSIYFLNEAFYMLRRDNPNSSVHSKEKVYMACLEYDYIRNFLQKYPSFESLVAPICAYHRYGNYIFTLERIDDKYKKDFLKRFREDFMKIIYNGELKESLYTPTQLCIIKEIVEDSDAYYYTHICPLKNTAKRSGAVLRVQKQLSYRLGLELLKTKSFVKALNLPFRIYKQVTNFRLERKIYESLSAIDEKFILPPLEDYTDFGEALETKKHLSYRLGQALLKNPILFPFKIKKIYEEFKAYKNAPKRTDFKLEAISDEEYFIKRHEEAFNYTPDFKNPKTFNEKLIHRILYDRSEIYTFLADKLKGRIFVADILSGSKDILKKDSPLYKDIDSLKEELLKTNECKYLPKLYGIYDNIYDINFSILPDSFVLKTNHDAGGYVIVEDKKEFLKDTKRFSEAMRKLKEHLEKNYYLIFREWHYRGIKPRIFAEELLKNEENGLLDTYKFHIFDKNDMKNNYVQVTTDRFENYQRTMMTNSWEIAPFNFIYEIPTKIPPKPQSLEAMWDLALKLASPFDYVRVDLYQNKDKIYVGELTFTHGAAIEQLVPGEWDEKLGALWHQKRLVDVTK from the coding sequence ATGAGTGTAAAAGTTTCTGTGATTATCCCCTCTTTAAATTCTATCAATTATTATGATGAGTGCATTAAAAGCGTGATGAAGCAAAGTTTAAAAGAGCTTGAAATCATTTGTGTCGATGCGAATTCTACGGACGGCACACTAGAGCTTATAAAGAAGTATCAAGCTAAAGACGAGCGTATAAAACTCATCATCAGTGATAAAAAAAGCTATGGCTATCAAATGAATTTGGGTATTGCGGCGGCAAGTGGCGAGTATGTGGGGATAGTGGAGAGTGATGATTATATCAAGGAAGATATGTATAAAAGGCTTTATGAGACTGCTAAGCAAAATGATTGTGATATCGTTAAATCGGACTTTTTTATTTTCACTGATACACGCCTTGATTATGAAAAAGTAAGTCGTTTTGATGAGTTTTATAATACACGCCTGAATGCTCTTGAGGATTTGAGACTTTTTTGGACGAACGGAATAAACCCAATCGGCATATGCCGATTGGGTTTATTCCGAATAAACCAAATCGTTTTAAACGAAACACCTGGAGCATCTTATCAGGATAATGGACTTTTCTTTCAGCTTTTTTGTTTTGCTAAGAGTATTTATTTTTTAAATGAAGCCTTTTATATGCTAAGAAGGGATAATCCTAATTCATCAGTGCATTCTAAAGAGAAAGTTTATATGGCTTGTCTAGAGTATGATTATATTAGAAATTTTTTACAAAAATATCCAAGTTTTGAGAGTTTGGTTGCACCTATTTGTGCATATCATCGTTATGGAAATTATATTTTTACTCTTGAAAGAATTGATGATAAATATAAGAAGGACTTTTTAAAGCGTTTTAGAGAAGACTTTATGAAGATTATTTATAATGGCGAACTAAAAGAAAGTCTTTATACACCTACACAACTTTGTATTATAAAAGAAATTGTGGAGGATAGCGATGCGTATTATTATACACATATTTGTCCTCTTAAAAACACCGCGAAACGCAGTGGAGCGGTGTTAAGGGTGCAAAAGCAATTAAGCTATCGTTTGGGTCTTGAGCTTTTAAAAACAAAAAGTTTTGTTAAGGCTTTAAATTTGCCTTTTAGAATTTATAAGCAAGTTACAAATTTTCGTTTAGAGCGTAAAATTTATGAAAGTTTAAGTGCTATTGATGAGAAATTTATTTTACCTCCTTTGGAAGATTATACGGATTTTGGTGAGGCTTTAGAAACAAAGAAACATTTAAGTTATCGTTTAGGTCAAGCCTTGCTTAAAAATCCTATTCTTTTTCCTTTTAAAATAAAGAAGATTTATGAGGAATTTAAAGCCTATAAAAATGCTCCAAAAAGAACAGATTTTAAATTAGAAGCTATTAGTGATGAGGAATATTTTATCAAAAGACACGAGGAAGCATTTAATTATACGCCAGATTTTAAAAATCCTAAAACTTTTAATGAAAAATTGATTCACCGTATCCTTTATGATAGAAGTGAAATTTATACCTTCTTGGCGGATAAGCTCAAGGGGAGAATTTTTGTAGCTGATATTTTATCTGGGTCAAAAGATATTTTAAAAAAAGATTCGCCTTTATATAAAGATATTGATTCTTTAAAAGAGGAATTATTAAAAACTAATGAGTGCAAATATTTGCCAAAGCTTTATGGAATTTATGACAATATTTATGATATTAATTTTTCTATTTTACCGGATAGTTTTGTTTTAAAGACAAACCACGATGCTGGTGGTTATGTGATTGTTGAGGATAAAAAAGAATTTTTGAAAGACACAAAGCGTTTTAGCGAAGCGATGAGAAAACTTAAGGAGCATTTAGAAAAAAATTATTATCTTATCTTTAGAGAATGGCATTATAGAGGGATTAAACCTAGAATTTTTGCTGAAGAATTGCTAAAAAATGAAGAAAATGGACTATTAGACACTTATAAATTTCATATTTTTGATAAAAATGATATGAAAAATAACTATGTGCAAGTTACCACAGATAGGTTTGAAAATTATCAAAGAACGATGATGACAAACTCTTGGGAAATAGCACCGTTTAATTTTATCTATGAAATTCCAACAAAGATTCCCCCTAAGCCGCAAAGCTTAGAGGCTATGTGGGATTTAGCTTTAAAATTAGCTTCGCCTTTTGATTATGTGAGGGTGGATTTGTATCAAAATAAAGATAAAATTTATGTAGGTGAGCTTACCTTTACACACGGAGCAGCCATAGAACAACTTGTGCCAGGCGAATGGGATGAAAAATTGGGTGCGTTGTGGCATCAAAAAAGGCTAGTGGATGTTACCAAATAA
- the glf gene encoding UDP-galactopyranose mutase, translating to MYDYLIVGAGLFGSIFAYEASKRGKKCLVLERREHIGGNCYTKEMAGINVHYYGAHIFRTDEKRIWDYMQQFCEFNHFINSPIANYKGEIYNLPFNMNTFSKLWGISTPSEAREIIEKQKASIKGEPKNLEEQAISLVGVDVYEKFIKGYTQKQWGKACKDLPKSIIRRIPVRFVYDNNYFNDPYQGIPKGGYTRIFEKLLSGCEVLLNTDFIERREEFTQKAKTIIFTGTIDSYFAYKLGALEYRSLKFEHEILDMQNYQGVAVVNYTDFKTPYTRIIEHKHFEFGTQEKTVISKEYPLNWSKDIEPYYPINDAKNTALYESYLALAKAEKNVHFCGRLGEYRYYDMQDVVKSALKFCESEL from the coding sequence ATGTATGATTATTTGATAGTTGGAGCGGGACTTTTTGGAAGTATTTTTGCTTATGAGGCAAGTAAGAGAGGTAAAAAATGTCTCGTGTTAGAGCGAAGAGAGCATATAGGTGGGAATTGTTACACGAAAGAAATGGCGGGGATTAATGTGCATTATTACGGTGCACACATTTTCCGCACTGATGAAAAACGCATTTGGGATTATATGCAGCAATTTTGCGAATTTAATCATTTTATCAATTCTCCTATAGCGAACTATAAGGGCGAAATTTATAATCTCCCTTTTAATATGAACACTTTTTCGAAATTATGGGGCATTAGCACTCCAAGCGAAGCAAGAGAGATTATAGAAAAGCAAAAAGCAAGCATTAAGGGTGAGCCTAAGAATTTGGAAGAGCAAGCCATCTCCTTAGTGGGCGTTGATGTGTATGAAAAATTCATTAAAGGTTACACGCAAAAGCAGTGGGGTAAGGCGTGTAAAGATTTACCAAAATCTATCATTAGACGCATTCCTGTGCGTTTTGTGTATGATAATAATTATTTTAACGACCCTTATCAAGGCATTCCCAAGGGGGGTTATACGAGGATTTTTGAAAAGCTTTTGAGTGGGTGCGAAGTCTTACTAAATACTGATTTTATAGAGCGTAGAGAGGAATTTACTCAAAAGGCAAAGACGATTATTTTTACAGGGACGATTGATTCTTATTTTGCTTATAAACTTGGAGCTTTGGAGTATAGAAGCTTGAAATTTGAACATGAAATTTTAGATATGCAAAATTATCAGGGCGTGGCGGTTGTGAATTATACAGATTTCAAGACGCCTTATACAAGAATCATTGAACATAAGCATTTTGAATTTGGAACTCAAGAAAAAACGGTGATTAGTAAAGAATATCCCCTAAACTGGAGCAAGGACATAGAGCCTTATTATCCTATTAATGATGCGAAAAATACCGCTTTGTATGAGAGCTATTTAGCTCTAGCAAAGGCGGAGAAAAATGTGCATTTTTGCGGGAGGCTTGGGGAATATCGTTACTATGATATGCAGGATGTGGTAAAGTCTGCTTTGAAATTTTGTGAAAGTGAATTATAA
- a CDS encoding nucleotide sugar dehydrogenase, whose protein sequence is MNVVVVGIGYVGLSNAVLFSKKHNVILCDVNVDKVEAINKGISPFRDDLIEKFLSENPNVIAATTDPTDAYCEADFVIVAVNTDYDESLGGFNTTNLDNVIADVNKVNPKAILIVRSTVPVGYTQAIKNKLNLTNIVFCPEFLREGKALYDSLNPSRIIVGGSKDIAKSVMDLFCDCIDIKDSATFYMSLDEAESVKLFSNAYLAMRIGFFNELHSYALSKGFNAKNIIKGVSADHRIGNYYNNPSFGYGGYCLPKDTKQLISNFESVPNDILKSIPKSNITRRKFIVDWIKKNKPQKIGIYRLIAKKDSDNFRNSIMIDIVKDLVDEEKMQISIYEPLLNESIWEKVSLEKDFKNFVKSCDLIIANRLDSKIQNLDGKKIFTADLFATDL, encoded by the coding sequence ATGAATGTGGTTGTTGTTGGAATTGGTTATGTGGGGCTTTCTAACGCGGTTCTTTTTTCTAAGAAGCACAATGTTATTTTATGTGATGTTAATGTCGATAAGGTCGAAGCTATTAATAAGGGGATATCTCCTTTTAGGGATGATTTAATTGAAAAATTTTTAAGTGAAAATCCTAATGTAATCGCAGCCACTACGGATCCAACTGATGCTTATTGTGAGGCAGATTTTGTTATTGTTGCTGTTAATACAGATTATGATGAGAGTTTGGGTGGTTTTAATACGACAAATCTAGATAATGTTATTGCTGATGTTAATAAAGTTAATCCAAAGGCGATTCTTATTGTAAGAAGCACTGTGCCAGTAGGCTATACTCAAGCAATTAAGAATAAATTAAATCTAACAAATATAGTCTTTTGTCCTGAATTTTTACGCGAAGGAAAAGCTCTTTATGATAGTTTAAATCCTAGTAGAATTATCGTTGGGGGGTCGAAAGATATAGCAAAAAGTGTAATGGATCTATTTTGTGATTGTATCGACATTAAAGATAGTGCGACATTTTATATGAGTTTAGATGAAGCAGAAAGTGTGAAGCTCTTTTCAAATGCTTATTTGGCTATGCGAATTGGTTTTTTTAATGAATTACATTCTTATGCTTTATCTAAAGGTTTTAATGCTAAAAATATCATAAAGGGAGTGAGTGCAGATCATAGAATTGGGAATTATTATAATAATCCAAGTTTCGGTTATGGTGGTTATTGTTTGCCAAAAGATACAAAACAACTTATATCAAATTTTGAAAGTGTGCCAAATGATATTCTTAAATCCATTCCAAAATCTAACATTACAAGAAGAAAGTTCATTGTTGATTGGATTAAGAAAAATAAGCCTCAAAAAATAGGAATTTACCGCTTGATAGCAAAAAAGGATTCTGATAATTTTAGAAATTCTATCATGATAGACATTGTTAAAGATTTGGTAGATGAAGAAAAAATGCAAATAAGTATTTATGAGCCTTTACTTAATGAAAGCATTTGGGAAAAGGTTAGTTTAGAAAAGGATTTTAAAAATTTTGTTAAGTCTTGTGATTTAATTATAGCGAATCGTTTAGATTCTAAAATTCAAAATCTTGATGGAAAGAAAATATTTACAGCAGATTTATTTGCGACAGATTTATAA
- a CDS encoding ABC-F family ATP-binding cassette domain-containing protein produces the protein MVEVKNLTMRFANQLLFENVNLKLTRGQRYGLIGANGAGKSTFLKILSKELEASSGEVCFDEGLRVAVLGQDQFAFENYTIKDAVMCANKRLYEALKEKEKLYLSEEFTDAINERLGELEMITAEEDPNYDCETRCEKILSSLKIKDFNALMSSLQSADKFKVLLAQVLFLGADVLFLDEPTNNLDLEAISWLENELLRHEGTLVVISHDRHFLNKICTRILDVDFKQIRDFAGNYDEWYMASTLLAKQAELKRDKTLKEREELENFIRRFSANASKAKQATSRAKALEKLELEEIKISSRRDPSIVFRPMREIGNEVLEFKGISKAYDKALFSNLELKIEKGDKIALIGANGVGKSTLAKIIAGALKADSGLVHLGATIELGYFPQDTSNIICENLKLYEWLMSEKFKDLDEIRKCLGRMLFSGTEQEKSAGSLSGGEKHRLMLSRLMLERGNFLLLDEPDNHLDLESIIALGEALYRFKGVVLCITHDRELVSAFANRIWHLDGGKLRDFRGTYEEFLGENNG, from the coding sequence ATGGTTGAAGTTAAAAATCTTACTATGCGTTTTGCAAATCAGCTTTTATTTGAAAATGTGAATTTAAAACTTACGAGAGGGCAGAGATATGGACTTATCGGAGCAAACGGGGCGGGTAAATCGACCTTTTTAAAAATCCTCTCAAAAGAGCTTGAAGCAAGTAGTGGGGAGGTTTGCTTTGATGAGGGCTTAAGAGTGGCGGTTTTAGGGCAGGACCAATTCGCCTTTGAAAATTACACGATAAAAGATGCGGTAATGTGTGCAAATAAAAGGCTTTACGAGGCTTTGAAAGAAAAAGAAAAGCTTTATTTAAGCGAGGAATTTACGGACGCTATCAATGAGCGTTTAGGGGAACTTGAGATGATAACAGCCGAAGAAGACCCCAATTATGACTGCGAAACGAGGTGTGAGAAGATTTTAAGCTCTTTAAAAATCAAGGATTTTAACGCACTTATGAGTAGTTTGCAAAGTGCGGATAAATTTAAGGTTTTATTGGCACAGGTGCTGTTTTTAGGTGCTGATGTGCTTTTTTTGGACGAACCGACAAATAACCTTGACTTAGAGGCGATTTCTTGGCTTGAAAATGAGCTTTTAAGACACGAGGGAACGCTTGTAGTCATCAGCCACGATAGGCATTTTTTAAACAAAATTTGCACGCGAATTTTAGATGTGGATTTTAAACAAATTCGCGATTTTGCGGGTAATTATGATGAGTGGTATATGGCTTCTACGCTTTTGGCAAAACAAGCTGAACTCAAGCGTGATAAGACTTTAAAAGAGCGTGAGGAGCTAGAAAATTTCATACGCCGATTTTCTGCAAACGCTTCTAAGGCAAAACAAGCCACAAGTAGGGCGAAGGCTTTGGAAAAATTGGAACTTGAAGAGATTAAAATCTCAAGCAGACGCGACCCTAGCATAGTCTTTCGTCCTATGCGTGAAATAGGGAACGAGGTGCTAGAATTTAAGGGCATTAGCAAGGCTTATGATAAGGCTTTGTTTTCAAATTTAGAGCTTAAAATCGAAAAGGGGGATAAAATCGCCCTTATCGGTGCAAACGGCGTGGGTAAAAGCACTTTGGCTAAAATCATCGCTGGAGCGTTAAAGGCTGATAGTGGCTTAGTGCATTTGGGTGCGACCATAGAGCTTGGCTATTTTCCGCAGGATACGAGTAATATCATTTGTGAAAATTTGAAACTTTACGAATGGCTGATGAGTGAAAAATTTAAAGACCTTGATGAAATTCGCAAGTGTTTAGGTAGAATGCTCTTTAGTGGCACGGAGCAGGAAAAAAGTGCGGGAAGTTTAAGCGGGGGCGAGAAGCACAGATTAATGCTCTCTCGCCTTATGCTAGAGCGGGGGAATTTCTTGCTTTTGGACGAGCCTGATAATCATCTTGATTTAGAAAGCATTATTGCTCTTGGCGAGGCTTTGTATCGTTTTAAGGGGGTGGTGCTTTGCATTACGCACGATAGGGAGTTAGTGAGTGCTTTTGCGAATCGCATTTGGCATTTAGACGGAGGAAAGTTGCGTGATTTTCGCGGGACTTATGAAGAATTTTTAGGAGAAAATAATGGCTAA
- a CDS encoding DUF3883 domain-containing protein yields MPKIHIKNRDKLIICGLFLSKFDDLAYKSLGFSSFIEAFNILGLSLQGKPSNIKNYRDEFDPYFDNARKGWYQRKLRTYTKEIFEQYKDMGFESFKNLVSSFLIENYEEKLQVNEFLDSKIEIGFIKRVATGKAAEQYFRANFMQYFKDFSLFDSRDFGCGFDFKMQNEKDFYCVEVKGLSEISGNFMLTEKEYNVAQSLQDKYCLYIVSNLKEKPRENVFFNPIKCFNFAKQSRQITQISYQGSFNV; encoded by the coding sequence ATGCCTAAAATTCACATTAAAAACAGAGATAAGCTTATAATTTGCGGTTTGTTTTTATCTAAATTTGATGATTTGGCTTATAAATCTTTAGGCTTTTCTAGCTTTATAGAGGCTTTTAATATTTTGGGACTTTCTTTGCAGGGAAAGCCTAGCAATATCAAAAATTACAGAGATGAGTTTGACCCCTATTTTGATAATGCTAGAAAAGGTTGGTATCAAAGAAAGCTTAGAACTTATACAAAAGAAATTTTTGAGCAGTATAAAGATATGGGATTTGAATCTTTTAAAAATCTAGTGTCTAGCTTTTTGATTGAAAATTATGAAGAAAAATTGCAAGTGAATGAATTTTTAGACTCTAAAATAGAAATAGGCTTTATCAAAAGAGTAGCGACAGGTAAAGCCGCAGAGCAGTATTTTAGAGCTAATTTTATGCAATATTTTAAAGATTTTTCTTTGTTTGATAGTAGGGATTTTGGCTGTGGATTTGATTTTAAAATGCAAAATGAAAAAGATTTTTACTGCGTTGAAGTGAAAGGGTTAAGTGAGATAAGTGGGAATTTTATGCTAACAGAAAAGGAGTATAATGTTGCACAAAGTTTGCAGGATAAATATTGCCTTTATATTGTAAGCAACCTTAAAGAAAAACCTAGAGAAAATGTATTTTTTAATCCCATAAAATGCTTTAATTTTGCCAAGCAAAGTAGGCAAATCACGCAAATAAGCTATCAAGGAAGTTTTAATGTATAA
- a CDS encoding 4Fe-4S dicluster domain-containing protein, with translation MLNFTYIKNELTQPFDDKITLLEKPLNEEVLITNDKSQKAEIYAPEINFYLRNSQDSILEKSKLVLKLYEMRLSAYENGLDFENTKEITNRILIIADEDKARESVLKEAGFKVISLDESEVLSVFGSVGELCAVLKNGGEEVELDFDILLYEKERQDFKRQSGCYDLANFKDEKELLTFLQDKTPHYSFKTFITYNSSVCQYHKRRSEHCAKCAEICPTTAILKDDEERILQFSQIDCLGCGGCVSVCPSGSLDYAPMNRDSFFKMLDFVEGSKICIIPKKMPLEHLNLRLGEGVLPFMIEGEKWLSNLHFLSLLQSSGANLVFYTDFVSRGSAEAIRLLNAVFERKFGKKAIFVASDEKELENALTKLEFIEGLNFSFHNHTQTNRENFAVRLRHLIADEDLGVVESGEWLRYGDLRLNVDTCTLCLACVGACNVGALIADSKENALKFNPSLCTTCGYCEASCAEKDTLKLERSGLRLEKSYFDFRTLAKDKLFACVECGKEFATKKAVEKIASLMRDKFANDEAKLKSLYCCADCKAKVMLGAMMRG, from the coding sequence ATGCTTAATTTTACTTATATTAAAAACGAACTTACCCAGCCTTTTGATGATAAAATCACCCTTTTAGAAAAGCCTTTAAATGAGGAGGTTTTAATCACAAATGATAAGTCTCAAAAGGCTGAAATTTACGCCCCTGAAATTAATTTTTACTTGAGAAATTCGCAAGATAGCATTTTAGAAAAAAGTAAGCTTGTTTTAAAGCTTTATGAGATGAGGCTAAGTGCCTATGAAAACGGACTTGACTTTGAAAATACTAAAGAAATAACAAATCGTATTTTAATCATCGCAGATGAAGATAAAGCGAGGGAGAGCGTTTTAAAAGAAGCGGGATTTAAGGTCATAAGCCTTGATGAAAGTGAGGTTTTAAGCGTGTTTGGGAGTGTGGGGGAGCTGTGTGCGGTGCTTAAAAATGGGGGCGAGGAAGTGGAGCTTGACTTTGACATTTTGCTGTATGAAAAAGAGAGGCAGGATTTTAAAAGGCAAAGTGGCTGCTATGATTTAGCAAATTTTAAAGATGAAAAGGAACTTTTGACCTTTTTACAAGATAAAACGCCTCATTATAGCTTTAAAACTTTCATCACTTATAATTCTAGCGTTTGTCAATATCACAAAAGACGCAGTGAGCATTGTGCTAAGTGTGCGGAAATTTGCCCTACAACAGCCATTTTAAAGGACGATGAAGAGAGGATTTTACAATTTTCTCAAATTGACTGCCTTGGCTGTGGAGGTTGCGTGAGTGTGTGTCCTAGCGGGTCGCTTGATTACGCGCCGATGAATAGGGATAGTTTTTTTAAAATGCTTGATTTTGTAGAGGGGAGTAAAATTTGCATTATTCCTAAAAAAATGCCTTTAGAGCATTTAAATTTAAGGCTTGGAGAGGGTGTTTTGCCCTTTATGATAGAGGGAGAAAAATGGCTTTCCAATTTGCATTTTTTAAGCTTACTTCAATCAAGTGGGGCTAATCTTGTTTTTTATACGGATTTTGTTTCGCGTGGAAGTGCTGAGGCGATAAGGCTTTTAAATGCGGTTTTTGAACGCAAATTTGGTAAAAAAGCCATTTTTGTCGCAAGTGATGAAAAAGAGCTTGAAAATGCTTTGACAAAGCTTGAATTTATCGAGGGTTTAAACTTTTCTTTTCATAATCATACCCAAACAAATAGGGAAAATTTTGCCGTGCGTTTAAGGCATTTAATCGCTGATGAGGATTTAGGCGTGGTGGAGAGTGGAGAATGGCTTCGCTATGGGGATTTAAGATTAAATGTCGATACTTGCACGCTTTGCCTTGCCTGTGTGGGTGCTTGTAATGTCGGTGCGCTAATAGCAGATAGCAAGGAAAACGCACTGAAATTTAACCCTAGCCTTTGCACGACTTGCGGATACTGCGAGGCAAGCTGTGCGGAAAAGGATACTTTAAAGCTTGAGCGTAGTGGGCTAAGGCTTGAAAAGAGTTATTTTGACTTTCGCACTTTGGCTAAAGATAAGCTTTTTGCTTGTGTGGAGTGTGGGAAGGAATTTGCTACTAAAAAAGCGGTGGAGAAAATCGCCTCATTAATGAGAGATAAATTCGCAAATGATGAAGCCAAGCTTAAAAGCCTATATTGCTGTGCGGACTGCAAGGCTAAGGTGATGTTAGGGGCTATGATGAGGGGTTAG
- the selA gene encoding L-seryl-tRNA(Sec) selenium transferase, giving the protein MNDFQKFPQIQTLLDDERLRTFPHTIKAYFTKKVVSECKKNKEFLDKNALILRILDRLKEYENKDFNPLINATGVVIHTNLGRSIFNEKLFKSCQKNLCSYTNLEFNLKSGKRGSRYDAVLEKLQILFECEDALIVNNNAAAVFLVLNSLAFGKEVLSSRGELVEIGGNFRIPEVIKAAGVSLKELGTSNKTHLKDYENAITKETKLILKTHKSNFTLKGFCEEVSIKDLGILAKKKRLISYYDLGSGWCEKLPKSLICDEPEIKKLVKQCDLLSFSADKLFGSAQAGIILGKKRLIAKLRQNQLLRMLRIDKLSLIFLNESLKAYLQKDYDKIPTLRLLNDDLTHIKAKALRVQKELKFKSELKQSKSLVGGGSLPDKTLESFVLSFNGNALKMQENLRKQGIIARIEDKNLVLDFRSIQENELERLIKLINKMENLC; this is encoded by the coding sequence ATGAACGATTTTCAAAAATTCCCACAAATTCAAACCCTGCTTGATGATGAGCGTTTAAGGACTTTTCCCCACACCATTAAGGCATATTTTACCAAAAAAGTCGTGAGTGAGTGTAAGAAAAATAAGGAATTTTTAGATAAAAATGCCCTTATTTTGAGAATTTTAGATAGGCTTAAGGAGTATGAAAATAAAGACTTTAACCCTCTCATTAACGCCACAGGCGTGGTAATCCACACAAATTTAGGTAGGAGTATTTTTAATGAAAAGCTTTTTAAAAGCTGTCAAAAAAACCTTTGTTCTTATACAAATTTGGAATTTAATCTTAAAAGCGGAAAAAGAGGCTCACGCTATGACGCCGTGCTTGAAAAGCTTCAAATTCTTTTTGAGTGCGAAGATGCCTTAATCGTCAATAATAACGCCGCCGCTGTTTTCTTAGTGCTAAATTCCTTAGCTTTTGGTAAAGAAGTGTTAAGCTCTAGGGGGGAACTTGTCGAAATCGGGGGCAATTTTAGAATCCCTGAAGTTATCAAAGCAGCAGGTGTAAGCTTAAAAGAGCTAGGCACGAGTAATAAAACTCATCTTAAAGACTACGAAAATGCCATCACAAAAGAAACAAAGCTCATTTTAAAAACGCATAAATCAAATTTCACGCTTAAGGGCTTTTGTGAGGAGGTTAGCATTAAGGATTTAGGAATTTTAGCAAAGAAAAAAAGACTCATTAGCTATTACGACTTAGGCTCTGGGTGGTGTGAAAAGCTTCCTAAAAGCTTAATTTGTGATGAACCCGAAATTAAAAAGCTTGTAAAACAATGCGACCTTTTAAGCTTTAGCGCAGATAAGCTTTTTGGCTCGGCACAAGCTGGCATTATACTTGGTAAAAAAAGGCTCATCGCAAAACTAAGGCAAAATCAACTTTTAAGAATGCTTCGCATTGATAAACTTAGCCTTATTTTTTTAAATGAAAGCTTAAAGGCGTATTTACAAAAAGATTATGATAAAATCCCTACTTTAAGGCTTTTAAATGATGATTTAACGCATATTAAGGCGAAAGCTTTAAGGGTGCAAAAAGAGCTTAAATTTAAAAGCGAACTAAAACAAAGCAAAAGCCTAGTAGGTGGTGGCTCACTGCCTGATAAAACGCTTGAAAGTTTTGTTCTAAGCTTTAACGGAAACGCCCTTAAAATGCAAGAAAATTTAAGAAAACAAGGCATTATCGCAAGGATAGAGGATAAAAATCTAGTGCTTGATTTTAGAAGCATACAAGAAAACGAGCTAGAAAGGCTAATAAAGCTCATCAATAAAATGGAGAATTTATGCTAA